The Rhizobium sp. BT03 genome has a window encoding:
- the cobW gene encoding cobalamin biosynthesis protein CobW produces the protein MNQQKIPATVITGFLGAGKTTMIRNLLTNAGGKKIALIINEFGDLGVDGDVLKGCGAENCTEDDIIELTNGCICCTVADDFIPTMTKLLERDQRPDHIVIETSGLALPQPLVAAFNWPDIRTQVTVDGVVTVVDSAAVAAGRFADDHDAVEAARSEDESLDHESPIEELFEDQLTCADLIVLNKTDLIDGAGLIRVRDEVASRTVRKPAMIEARNGEVPAGILLGLGIGTEDDIANRKSHHELEHEDGVAHDHDEFDSFVVDLGAVADIAGFVEKLKAIISAHDVLRLKGFVDVSGKPMRLQLQAVGSRIDHYFDRAWTPGEKRATRLVVIGLHEMDQGAVRAAIEALA, from the coding sequence ATGAACCAGCAGAAGATTCCCGCAACCGTCATCACCGGCTTCCTCGGCGCCGGCAAGACGACGATGATCCGCAACCTGCTCACAAACGCGGGCGGCAAGAAGATCGCGCTCATCATCAACGAATTCGGCGATCTCGGCGTCGACGGCGATGTGCTGAAGGGCTGCGGCGCGGAGAATTGCACTGAGGACGACATCATCGAGCTGACCAATGGCTGCATCTGCTGCACGGTCGCCGACGACTTCATTCCGACGATGACGAAGCTGCTGGAGCGCGACCAGCGCCCCGACCATATCGTCATCGAAACCTCGGGCCTTGCTTTGCCGCAGCCGCTGGTCGCGGCTTTCAACTGGCCTGACATTCGCACTCAGGTGACCGTCGACGGTGTCGTCACCGTAGTCGACAGCGCCGCAGTTGCCGCCGGCCGTTTCGCCGACGATCACGATGCTGTCGAGGCGGCGCGCAGTGAGGATGAATCGCTCGATCACGAGAGCCCGATCGAAGAGCTGTTCGAGGATCAGCTGACCTGCGCCGATCTGATCGTGCTCAATAAGACCGACCTGATCGATGGGGCTGGTCTTATCAGGGTGCGCGACGAGGTCGCCTCTCGCACAGTGCGCAAGCCTGCGATGATCGAGGCGAGGAATGGCGAGGTGCCGGCCGGCATCCTGCTCGGTCTCGGAATCGGCACGGAGGACGATATCGCCAACCGCAAGTCGCACCACGAGCTTGAGCATGAGGACGGTGTGGCGCACGATCACGACGAATTCGACAGCTTCGTCGTGGACCTCGGAGCGGTCGCCGATATTGCCGGCTTCGTTGAAAAGCTGAAGGCGATCATATCAGCCCATGACGTGCTGCGCCTCAAGGGCTTCGTCGACGTTTCGGGCAAGCCGATGCGCCTGCAGCTTCAGGCCGTCGGCAGCCGCATCGACCACTATTTCGACCGCGCCTGGACGCCTGGTGAAAAGCGCGCCACGCGTCTGGTCGTCATCGGCCTTCATGAGATGGATCAGGGCGCGGTGAGGGCGGCGATCGAGGCGCTGGCGTAA
- the cobN gene encoding cobaltochelatase subunit CobN, whose translation MHLLLAQQGTISDGDEAIDLGQTPGDILFLSAADSELAAIAAAHQARGGPHSLRLASLMSLKHPMSIDTYVERTARHARLIIVRALGGASYFRYALEALHACAARNGMLIAVLPGDARPDAGLAPFSNIAADDLDGLWAYLIEGGDANTRAFLDYAAAMLSGAEKPAPAVPLMKAGIWWPGRGLIGVEEWRRVVGSHVTRPSSVERGIPPSVLPDISPTGGEIGKSLGLRTKATHKDAALSAEEMARGLSSPISPLVGEMSGRTEGGMVAEERFEPPTIAISFYRALVQSGETKPIEALIDALQAQGLRPLPVFAYSLKDPVSTGILESVFSALKPDVVINTTGFAVSAPGADRQPTVLEANGAVVLQAILSASSREAWAVSSQGLSARDLGMNVALPEVDGRVLARAVSFKTAARYDAAVETNIVASEPDAGRVRYTAELAANWARLRGTLARDRRIALIMANYPNRDGRLGNGVGLDTPAGSVEVLRAMAAAGYPLADIPADGDALIRHLMEGPTNSGHDGRVVRETLSLSRYSSFLASLPNKIQDEVRGRWGDPENDPYFREGVFALPFARFGGVLVGIQPARGYNIDPKESYHSPDLVPPHGYLAFYAFLRREFGADAVIHMGKHGNLEWLPGKALALSDACYPEAILGPLPHLYPFIVNDPGEGTQAKRRTAAVIIDHLTPPLTRAESYGPLKDLEALVDEYYEASGGDPRRIRLLSRQILDLVTDIGLDRDAGIVSGESEGEALKKLDAYLCDLKEMQIRDGLHVFGVSPQGRLLTDLTVALARVPRGLGEGGDTSLQRAIAGDVGEGGVPVASPSVLPDISPTRGEIESGRWLPQTIEVGVRASPLPISPLVGEMSGRTEGGNSTFDPLDCDMAALWTGPRPAILADLLDAPWRTNGDTVERIELLAAKIVAGEMECPTLWSQTRAVLSEIETRLKPSILACGPAEISGLLAGLDGRFVAPGPSGAPTRGRPDVLPTGRNFYSVDSRAVPTPAAYELGKKSAELLVRRYVQDHGEWPDTFGLTAWGTSNMRTGGDDIAQALALIGVKPLWDMSSRRVTGYEIIPQAVLGRPRVDVTLRISGFFRDAFPEQIALFDKAIRAVGALDEDEADNPIAARMRGEAARLAAAGLDAASAKRRAGYRVFGSKPGAYGAGLQALIDEKGWERRADLAEAYLVWGSYAYGAGEEGKAERGLFEERLRSVQAVVQNQDNREHDLLDSDDYYQFEGGMAAAAEQLAGARPSIYHNDHSRPEKPVIRSLEEEIGRVVRGRVVNPKWISGVMRHGYKGAAEIAATVDYLFAFAATTGAVGAHHFEAVYQAFVTDPAVRDFMVEKNPAAFDEMTARLCEAIDRSLWTPRSNSARFDLAKSQNEVNR comes from the coding sequence ATGCATCTGCTTCTGGCCCAACAGGGAACGATCAGCGACGGCGATGAGGCGATCGACCTCGGGCAGACGCCGGGCGATATCCTGTTCCTGTCGGCGGCCGACAGCGAGCTTGCGGCGATCGCGGCCGCCCATCAAGCGCGTGGTGGACCGCATTCGCTGCGGCTCGCCAGCCTGATGAGCCTCAAGCATCCGATGTCGATCGATACCTATGTCGAACGCACGGCGCGGCACGCCAGGCTCATCATCGTCCGTGCGCTCGGCGGCGCCAGCTATTTCCGCTATGCGCTGGAGGCGCTGCATGCTTGTGCGGCCCGCAATGGCATGCTGATTGCGGTGCTGCCGGGTGATGCCAGGCCGGATGCAGGGCTGGCGCCCTTCTCGAACATCGCAGCCGACGATCTCGATGGGCTCTGGGCCTATCTGATCGAGGGCGGCGATGCCAATACGCGCGCCTTTCTCGATTATGCTGCGGCAATGCTATCCGGTGCGGAGAAGCCGGCGCCGGCCGTGCCCTTGATGAAAGCCGGCATCTGGTGGCCGGGGCGGGGTCTGATCGGGGTCGAAGAGTGGCGGCGGGTTGTCGGTTCGCATGTTACGCGACCTTCGTCCGTCGAGCGTGGGATACCCCCCTCTGTCCTGCCGGACATCTCCCCCACAGGGGGGGAGATCGGCAAGTCGCTTGGGCTTCGAACCAAAGCAACGCATAAGGATGCCGCACTTTCGGCTGAAGAGATGGCGCGAGGCCTCTCATCCCCGATCTCCCCCCTTGTGGGGGAGATGTCCGGCAGGACAGAGGGGGGTATGGTAGCGGAGGAGCGATTTGAACCCCCGACAATCGCGATCAGCTTCTACCGCGCCCTCGTGCAGAGCGGCGAGACCAAGCCGATCGAGGCGCTGATCGACGCCTTGCAGGCGCAGGGTCTCCGGCCGCTGCCGGTCTTTGCCTATAGCCTCAAGGATCCCGTCTCGACCGGCATTCTCGAAAGCGTGTTTTCAGCGCTGAAACCCGATGTCGTGATCAACACGACCGGCTTTGCCGTCTCCGCACCGGGCGCCGACCGGCAGCCGACGGTGCTGGAGGCGAACGGGGCGGTGGTGCTGCAGGCCATCCTGTCCGCCTCGTCGCGGGAGGCATGGGCTGTCTCCTCGCAAGGCCTCTCGGCGCGGGATCTCGGCATGAACGTGGCGCTGCCCGAAGTCGACGGCCGGGTGCTGGCGCGGGCGGTCTCCTTCAAGACGGCAGCGCGTTACGATGCGGCTGTCGAGACCAACATCGTCGCCAGCGAACCAGATGCCGGCCGGGTGCGCTATACGGCGGAACTCGCCGCCAATTGGGCACGGCTGCGCGGCACCCTGGCACGCGACCGGCGCATCGCTCTTATCATGGCGAACTATCCGAACCGCGACGGCCGGCTCGGTAACGGGGTCGGCCTCGATACGCCGGCCGGCAGCGTCGAGGTGCTTCGGGCGATGGCGGCCGCGGGTTATCCGCTCGCCGATATTCCAGCCGACGGCGACGCGCTGATCCGGCATCTGATGGAGGGGCCGACAAATTCGGGGCATGACGGCCGGGTCGTCCGCGAGACGCTATCCCTGAGTCGTTACAGCAGCTTCCTGGCGTCTCTTCCCAACAAGATCCAGGATGAGGTGAGGGGCCGTTGGGGCGATCCCGAGAACGATCCGTATTTTCGCGAGGGCGTCTTCGCTCTGCCTTTCGCCCGCTTCGGCGGCGTCCTCGTCGGCATTCAGCCGGCGCGCGGTTATAATATCGATCCGAAGGAGAGCTATCATTCGCCGGATCTCGTGCCGCCGCACGGTTATCTTGCCTTCTATGCTTTCCTGCGGCGCGAGTTCGGTGCCGACGCCGTCATTCACATGGGCAAACACGGCAATCTCGAATGGCTGCCGGGCAAGGCGCTGGCGCTGTCGGATGCGTGTTATCCCGAGGCGATCCTCGGGCCGCTGCCGCATCTTTATCCCTTCATCGTCAACGATCCGGGCGAGGGCACGCAGGCCAAGCGCCGGACGGCCGCCGTTATCATCGATCACCTGACCCCGCCTTTGACGCGGGCCGAGAGCTACGGGCCGCTCAAGGACCTGGAAGCGCTGGTCGACGAATATTACGAGGCATCCGGCGGCGACCCCCGCCGCATCCGCCTGCTCAGCCGGCAGATCCTCGATCTCGTCACCGATATCGGCCTCGACCGGGATGCCGGCATCGTCAGCGGCGAAAGCGAAGGCGAAGCGCTGAAGAAGCTCGACGCCTATCTCTGCGACCTCAAGGAAATGCAGATCCGCGACGGACTGCATGTGTTTGGGGTTTCGCCGCAGGGGCGGCTGCTGACGGATTTGACGGTGGCGTTGGCGCGGGTGCCGCGCGGACTTGGCGAGGGCGGGGATACGAGTTTGCAGCGGGCGATTGCGGGGGATGTGGGTGAGGGCGGTGTGCCTGTGGCATCCCCCTCTGTCCTGCCGGACATCTCCCCCACAAGGGGGGAGATTGAATCGGGGCGCTGGCTTCCCCAAACAATAGAGGTTGGCGTGCGGGCTAGCCCCTTGCCGATCTCCCCCCTTGTGGGGGAGATGTCCGGCAGGACAGAGGGGGGTAACTCCACGTTCGACCCTCTCGACTGCGACATGGCCGCTCTCTGGACCGGCCCACGTCCCGCCATCCTCGCAGACCTCCTCGACGCCCCCTGGCGCACCAACGGAGACACTGTCGAGCGCATCGAGCTGCTGGCGGCGAAAATCGTTGCCGGTGAGATGGAATGCCCAACCCTCTGGTCCCAAACCAGAGCTGTGCTTTCCGAGATCGAGACCCGTCTCAAACCTTCGATCCTCGCCTGCGGTCCGGCGGAGATATCCGGCCTGCTTGCCGGCCTCGACGGCCGTTTCGTGGCCCCTGGCCCCTCCGGTGCGCCGACGCGCGGGCGGCCCGATGTCTTGCCCACGGGCCGCAATTTTTATTCGGTCGACAGCCGCGCGGTGCCGACGCCGGCCGCTTACGAACTCGGCAAAAAATCCGCCGAGCTGCTGGTGCGCCGCTATGTGCAGGATCACGGCGAATGGCCCGATACCTTCGGGCTGACGGCCTGGGGCACGTCGAACATGCGCACCGGCGGCGACGATATCGCCCAGGCGCTGGCGCTGATCGGCGTCAAGCCGCTCTGGGATATGAGTTCGCGCCGCGTCACCGGCTATGAGATCATACCGCAGGCCGTGCTCGGGCGGCCGCGCGTCGATGTCACGCTCAGAATCTCCGGCTTCTTCCGCGACGCTTTTCCCGAGCAGATCGCCTTGTTCGACAAAGCGATCCGCGCTGTCGGCGCGCTTGACGAGGACGAGGCCGACAATCCGATCGCAGCCCGTATGCGCGGCGAAGCGGCAAGACTTGCGGCCGCCGGCCTCGACGCCGCCTCGGCGAAACGCCGGGCCGGCTACCGGGTCTTCGGCTCGAAGCCCGGCGCTTATGGTGCCGGATTGCAGGCGCTGATCGACGAAAAGGGCTGGGAGCGGCGCGCCGATCTCGCCGAAGCCTATCTCGTCTGGGGAAGTTATGCCTATGGCGCCGGCGAGGAGGGCAAGGCCGAACGCGGCCTGTTCGAGGAGCGGCTGCGCTCGGTGCAGGCCGTCGTTCAGAACCAGGACAATCGCGAGCACGACCTGCTCGACAGCGACGACTATTACCAGTTCGAGGGTGGCATGGCGGCGGCGGCCGAACAGCTGGCCGGCGCGCGTCCCTCGATCTATCACAATGATCATTCGAGGCCGGAAAAGCCGGTGATCCGTTCGCTGGAGGAGGAGATCGGCCGCGTCGTGCGCGGGCGCGTCGTCAATCCGAAATGGATATCGGGCGTCATGCGCCACGGCTATAAGGGCGCGGCCGAGATCGCCGCCACCGTCGATTATCTCTTCGCTTTCGCGGCGACGACGGGCGCGGTCGGCGCCCATCATTTCGAGGCGGTCTACCAGGCTTTCGTCACCGATCCCGCTGTGCGCGATTTCATGGTGGAGAAGAATCCGGCGGCATTCGACGAGATGACAGCGCGGCTGTGTGAGGCGATCGACCGCAGCCTCTGGACGCCGCGCAGCAATTCGGCCCGGTTCGACTTGGCCAAATCACAGAATGAGGTGAATCGATGA
- the cobO gene encoding cob(I)yrinic acid a,c-diamide adenosyltransferase: MSDEIPDNETAKDDARHAEKMAKKKAARDKIMATKTDGKGLIIVHTGKGKGKSSAAFGMIFRHIAHGKPSAVVQFIKGAMWTGERDLIETHFSDLCQFHTMGEGFTWETQDRARDVAAASAAWEKAKELIRDERNSMVLLDEINIALRYDYLDINEVIAFLKSEKPAMTHVVLTGRNAKEELIEIADLVTEMELVKHPFRSGIKGQPGVEF; the protein is encoded by the coding sequence ATGAGTGACGAGATCCCGGACAACGAAACGGCCAAGGACGACGCGCGCCATGCCGAGAAAATGGCGAAGAAGAAGGCCGCGCGCGACAAGATCATGGCGACCAAGACCGATGGCAAGGGGCTGATCATCGTCCATACCGGCAAGGGCAAGGGCAAGTCATCCGCCGCCTTCGGCATGATCTTCCGCCACATCGCTCATGGCAAACCGTCCGCCGTCGTGCAGTTCATCAAGGGCGCGATGTGGACCGGCGAGCGCGACCTGATCGAGACTCATTTCTCCGATCTCTGCCAGTTCCACACGATGGGCGAGGGTTTTACCTGGGAAACGCAGGACCGCGCCCGCGACGTTGCCGCGGCTTCGGCCGCCTGGGAGAAAGCCAAGGAGCTGATCCGCGACGAGCGCAATTCCATGGTGCTGCTCGACGAAATCAACATCGCGCTGCGCTACGATTACCTCGATATCAACGAGGTCATCGCCTTCCTGAAGAGCGAGAAGCCCGCCATGACGCATGTCGTGCTGACCGGGCGCAACGCCAAGGAGGAACTGATCGAGATCGCCGATCTGGTGACCGAGATGGAGCTGGTCAAACATCCCTTCCGTTCCGGCATCAAGGGTCAGCCGGGGGTGGAGTTCTGA
- a CDS encoding TSUP family transporter: MPDIALHLLLLLCAAAFFAGFVDSIAGGGGLITVPAMLIAGIPPLQTLGTNKVQSIFGAASATLAYARKGHVQLHEQLPMALMAVMGGALGAALATIVPGQVLQAIMPVLLLSIAIFFAVKPNLNDVDTHRRITPFAFGLTLVPAIGFYDGVFGPGTGSFFMLAFVTLAGFGVLKATAHTKLLNLGSNFGALIVFASFGAILWKIGLLMGVCQFLGAQLGSRLAMRIGSKLIKPLLVIVCVALAVKLLADPANPLRVWLGV, encoded by the coding sequence TTGCCTGACATTGCTCTTCATCTGCTTCTGCTGCTTTGCGCGGCGGCCTTCTTTGCCGGTTTCGTCGATTCGATTGCCGGCGGCGGCGGCCTCATCACCGTTCCCGCCATGCTGATCGCAGGCATTCCGCCGCTGCAGACGCTCGGCACCAACAAGGTGCAGTCGATCTTCGGCGCAGCTTCGGCAACGCTCGCCTATGCCCGCAAGGGCCATGTGCAGCTTCACGAACAGCTGCCGATGGCGCTGATGGCGGTCATGGGCGGAGCGCTCGGCGCTGCCCTTGCCACGATCGTGCCCGGACAGGTGCTGCAGGCGATCATGCCGGTGCTGCTGCTGTCGATCGCGATCTTCTTTGCCGTCAAGCCGAACCTCAACGACGTCGACACCCATCGCCGCATCACGCCCTTCGCCTTCGGCCTGACGCTGGTGCCGGCCATCGGCTTCTATGACGGGGTCTTCGGCCCCGGCACCGGTTCCTTCTTCATGCTCGCCTTCGTCACGCTCGCCGGCTTCGGCGTGCTGAAGGCAACCGCCCACACCAAGCTTCTCAATCTCGGCTCGAATTTCGGCGCGCTGATCGTCTTCGCAAGTTTCGGCGCGATCCTCTGGAAGATCGGCCTGTTGATGGGGGTCTGCCAGTTCCTCGGCGCGCAGCTCGGTTCGCGGCTTGCCATGCGGATCGGCTCGAAGCTGATCAAGCCGCTCCTCGTCATCGTCTGCGTCGCCCTTGCGGTCAAGCTGCTCGCCGACCCGGCAAATCCGCTGCGCGTCTGGCTCGGCGTCTAG